The following proteins come from a genomic window of Daphnia magna isolate NIES unplaced genomic scaffold, ASM2063170v1.1 Dm_contigs270, whole genome shotgun sequence:
- the LOC123468035 gene encoding LOW QUALITY PROTEIN: transcription factor IIIB 90 kDa subunit-like (The sequence of the model RefSeq protein was modified relative to this genomic sequence to represent the inferred CDS: inserted 2 bases in 1 codon), producing the protein MSSRACQNCGGTDIDVDQSRGIAVCTNCGVVLEENCIVSEVQFEENAYGGASAIGQFVSNDNQGGTGFINSYRGGNGKQSRXMGQQLNLNQHCIDMAVNFYGMALARRLTNGRKSSHVVAACIYITCRMEGTAHLLIDIADVIDIDVYTLGHNFMQIAKAFNLNIPSVDPCLYVMRYANRMNFGDKTHEVSRTALRLVQRMKRDWIHTGRRPSGLCGAALLIAARIHGFNRTVLDVIKEVKVHENTVRKRMQEFGETASSSLTLEEFMQVDLEEEHDPPAFLKSRKKDRSDKVEEEATEEMVKLEEEINRQIALSLA; encoded by the exons ATGTCAAGCAGAGCTTGCCAAAATTGTGGTGGGACAGACATTGATGTCGATCAATCGAGAGGCATCGCAGTTTGTACAAACTGTGGTGTGGTCCTTGAAGAAAATTGCATTGTTTCTGAAGTGCAATTTGAAGAAAATGCTTATGGAGGTGCATCAGCCATTGGACAGTTTGTATCAAATGATAATCAAGGAGGCACAGGATTTATCAACAGCTACCGTGGAGGAAATGGGAAACAATCAAG GATGGGACAACAATTAAA CCTCAACCAACACTGTATAGATATGGCTGTAAACTTTTATGGTATGGCTCTGGCTCGTCGTTTGACAAATGGAAGGAAGTCTTCTCATGTTGTGGCTGCATGCATATATATAACTTGCCGAATGGAAGGGACTGCCC ATCTTCTGATAGATATTGCAGATGTTATAGATATTGACGTTTACACACTTGGCCATAATTTCATGCAAATTGCGAAAGCATTTAACTTAAATATTCCATCAGTTG ATCCTTGCCTGTACGTCATGCGTTATGCTAATCGAATGAATTTCGGTGATAAAACACACGAGGTGTCCAGGACTGCCTTACGTCTTGTACAGCGGATGAAACGTGATTGGATTCACACTGGGCGACGGCCTTCTGGTCTTTGCGGAGCGGCATTACTGATTGCTGCTCGAATTCACGGCTTTAATCGAACAGTGCTCGATGTTATCAAAGAAGTCAAGGTCCACGAGAACACCGTACGCAAACGCATGCAAGAGTTTGGCGAAACCGCTTCAAGTAGTCTGACCTTAGAAGAGTTCATGCAAGTAGATCTGGAAGAAGAGCATGATCCTCCAGCCTTTCTTAAATCGCGTAAGAAAGACAGAAGTGACAAAGTCGAAGAAGAG GCGACGGAAGAAATGGTTAAGCTAGAGGAAGAGATTAATCGGCAGATTGCTTTGAGTCTGGCATAG
- the LOC116934547 gene encoding mRNA-capping enzyme: MRNQGNSRIYLPQKSRPDSVFTRIEPNTKFLDGHDVEGVHLLTDFDQVRELQVRLGRFSKGPEDFFPVNWPVSLTTENIDKLKSGPYVVAPKPSGTRFLFYVDSDGGMFLENMTQHIFRVDEGHAVKMVSSDGRPVTDTLLDGVLCKEKLNHDDNCNGGEENPKKLTFVIRDAIRCNGEDLKDRNIVERINFVKEKIINQREGSAQNEVFTLDIVEYLEANEAKSYLCPEFEESYKYPIRSFVFFPLKNYSCYTDYDVLQWAENDDQQCSFRLMIPKGIQEPKEAELFMFGRSCAEIKWDETIPLTDEIRNLDGCIVDCRYVDQRWMFVKQRFDRNIPNGKRALEGKLHALKHPVSRDLLLATLEN; encoded by the exons atGCGTAACCAGGGAAATTCGAGAATCTATCTTCCTCAAAAGTCACG GCCTGATAGTGTATTTACACGGATCGAACCGAATACGAAATTTTTAGACGGGCATGACGTGGAAGGCGTCCATCTGTTGACAGATTTCGACCAAGTGCGAGAGCTCCAGGTGCGTTTAGGTCGCTTTTCTAAAGGACCCGAAGACTTTTTCCCAGTAAATTGGCCCGTCTCACTAACGACGGAAAACATTGACAAGCTCAAGTCCGGCCCGTATGTCGTGGCTCCTAAACCGAGCGGAACgcgtttccttttttacgTCGATTCTGACGGCGGAATGTTTTTGGAAAACATGACACAGCACATCTTCCGCGTAGATGAAGGTCATGCCGTCAAGATGGTATCATCCGATGGTCGACCCGTCACTGACACTCTCCTGGACGGCGTTTTGTGTAAAGAGAAACTTAATCATGATGACAACTGCAATGGCGGAGAGGAGAATCCGAAGAAGTTGACCTTTGTAATTCGGGATGCAATCCGGTGCAATGGAGAGGATCTAAAAGACAGGAACATTGTCGAACGTATTAATTTCGTAAAG GAAAAGATCATTAATCAACGAGAGGGGTCTGCCCAAAATGAGGTGTTCACCCTAGATATAGTTGAATACCTGGAAGCTAATGAAGCCAAGAGTTATTTGTGCCCTGAATTCGAAGAGAGCTACAAGTATCCAATTCGCTCGTTCGTCTTTTTCCCACTGAAG AATTACTCCTGTTATACTGACTACGACGTCTTGCAATGGGCGGAAAACGACGATCAACAATGCAGTTTTCGTCTGATGATTCCAAAAGGGATTCAAGA GCCGAAAGAAGCCGAGCTATTTATGTTTGGCCGTAGCTGTGCAGAAATTAAATGGGATGAAACAATTCCGCTCACGGATGAGATTCGAAACCTAGACGGCTGCATTGTAGATTGTCGCTATGTAGATCAACGTTGGATGTTTGTCAAACAACGTTTCGACCGAAACATTCCTAATGGAAAGAGGGCATTAGAAG GAAAACTACATGCCTTAAAACACCCAGTATCGCGCGATTTACTCTTGGCAACTTTGGAAAACTAG
- the LOC116935275 gene encoding bestrophin-2 isoform X2 codes for MNLKKKPGLDLSGSFISLLWRWRGSLYKLCYKELICFLVPFGIVSIIYRQALDVEQKSLFEQVVRYCDRYLNMIPLSFILGFYVTIIATRWWQQCMALPFTSRLMLTIAMYIPGCDNESKLLRKTLMQNCNLMAVLVFRSISESVRSRLKSLEDVVNAGFMTYAEMETYKAVQSDVNLYWLPGLWFSHRLREAQARGRIIDSYGAQLIMKELLEFRSKCGILWSYDWVSIPLVYTQVVTLSTYSFVIACIFGRQCIDNGSKDISIDAYFPLWTVLQILFYMGLLKVAEHMINPYGEDDEDFDLSYLLNRHSKVINLGTSILTSDRCPPMEDACLQIAAGTGIQTHKTAERISLENRFTQRLTEL; via the exons ATGAATCTAAAAAAGAAGCCAGGATTAGATTTGTCGGGCAGCTTCATTTCCCTTTTGTGGAGATGGCGTGGATCTTTGTACAAGCTGTGTTACAAGGAACTAATATGTTTTCTCGTCCCTTTTGGCATCGTTAGCATCATCTATCGTCAG GCTCTCGACGTCGAACAAAAAAg TCTATTTGAACAGGTGGTTCGCTATTGTGACAGATACCTGAATATGATTCCCCTTTCATTTATTCTGGGTTTTTACGTCACTATTATCG CAACAAGATGGTGGCAGCAATGTATGGCTTTACCTTTTACTTC TAGATTAATGCTAACAATCGCAATGTATATTCCCGGATGTGACAACGAGTCGAAGCTTCTACGGAAAACGCTCATGCAGAACTGTAACCTGATGGCTGTCCTTGTCTTCAGATCAATTTCAGAGTCAGTGCGGTCTCGCCTTAAATCTCTTGAGGATGTCGTCAATGCAG GTTTTATGACCTATGCCGAAATGGAAACCTATAAAGCAGTGCAATCTGATGTGAACTTGTATTGGCTACCCGGACTTTGGTTCTCACACCGACTTCGAGAGGCCCAAGCTCGTGGACGCATTATCGACTCGTATGGAGCCCAGCTTATCATGAAG GAATTGCTGGAATTTCGTTCCAAATGCGGCATTTTATGGAGTTACGACTGGGTTTCGATTCCATTGGTTTATACTCAG GTGGTTACGTTATCCACTTATTCCTTCGTCATAGCTTGTATCTTCGGCCGCCAATGCATCGATAATGGAAGTAAGGATATTTCCATTGATGCGTATTTTCCGTTGTGGACCGTGTTGCAAATCCTCTTCTATATGGGGCTACTCAAG GTCGCCGAGCACATGATCAATCCGTATGGTGAAGACGACGAAGACTTTGATTTAAGTTACCTTCTCAACAGGCATTCGAAGGTCATCAATTTAGGTACAAGCATCTTGACTAGTGACAGATGTCCACCAATGGAAGATGCATGTCTCCAAATAGCAGCAGGGACTGGTATTCAGACTCATAAAACTGCTGAAAGGATATCACTGGAAAACAGATTTACACAAAGATTGACAGAGCTCTag
- the LOC116935275 gene encoding bestrophin-2 isoform X1, whose amino-acid sequence MLTIAMYIPGCDNESKLLRKTLMQNCNLMAVLVFRSISESVRSRLKSLEDVVNAGFMTYAEMETYKAVQSDVNLYWLPGLWFSHRLREAQARGRIIDSYGAQLIMKELLEFRSKCGILWSYDWVSIPLVYTQVVTLSTYSFVIACIFGRQCIDNGSKDISIDAYFPLWTVLQILFYMGLLKVAEHMINPYGEDDEDFDLSYLLNRHSKVINLGTSILTSDRCPPMEDACLQIAAGTGIQTHKTAERISLENRFTQRLTELYSTGKEENHQTRKPEENLSTISLNVDLHTVSPLRMSPVDVKQSSGDSAWSHDGVFMERI is encoded by the exons ATGCTAACAATCGCAATGTATATTCCCGGATGTGACAACGAGTCGAAGCTTCTACGGAAAACGCTCATGCAGAACTGTAACCTGATGGCTGTCCTTGTCTTCAGATCAATTTCAGAGTCAGTGCGGTCTCGCCTTAAATCTCTTGAGGATGTCGTCAATGCAG GTTTTATGACCTATGCCGAAATGGAAACCTATAAAGCAGTGCAATCTGATGTGAACTTGTATTGGCTACCCGGACTTTGGTTCTCACACCGACTTCGAGAGGCCCAAGCTCGTGGACGCATTATCGACTCGTATGGAGCCCAGCTTATCATGAAG GAATTGCTGGAATTTCGTTCCAAATGCGGCATTTTATGGAGTTACGACTGGGTTTCGATTCCATTGGTTTATACTCAG GTGGTTACGTTATCCACTTATTCCTTCGTCATAGCTTGTATCTTCGGCCGCCAATGCATCGATAATGGAAGTAAGGATATTTCCATTGATGCGTATTTTCCGTTGTGGACCGTGTTGCAAATCCTCTTCTATATGGGGCTACTCAAG GTCGCCGAGCACATGATCAATCCGTATGGTGAAGACGACGAAGACTTTGATTTAAGTTACCTTCTCAACAGGCATTCGAAGGTCATCAATTTAGGTACAAGCATCTTGACTAGTGACAGATGTCCACCAATGGAAGATGCATGTCTCCAAATAGCAGCAGGGACTGGTATTCAGACTCATAAAACTGCTGAAAGGATATCACTGGAAAACAGATTTACACAAAGATTGACAGAGCTCTa TTCAACAGGTAAGGAGGAAAATCATCAAACCAGAAAGCCAGAGGAAAACCTCTCGACTATCAGCCTGAACGTGGATTTGCACACAGTCTCTCCCTTACGGATGTCTCCGGTCGATGTGAAGCAATCGTCAGGCGATTCCGCATGGTCACATGACGGTGTCTTCATGGAGCGCATCTAG
- the LOC123468038 gene encoding ribosomal RNA processing protein 1 homolog A-like: MAVSTKTRGKSLNDPKLQIKNAGKKMTPEVYFAKKLASNEKKIRDRSLKKLRRWIAARSTVPDAFTDDELMKLWKGLFYCMWMSDKPLIQEDLAETISGLVHSIVDRMTGLKFIATALKTMARDWSGIDTWRMDKFLMFVRRIIRHSLEYLAQGDWKKEEVDAYSKMLSEVIINANESTAALNVTIGLQLHVTNLFPEELAKAGGEGLSSSTISKMFEPFAKCLATSNDYRLKKDVHQHVFTYLIKQSDEALEYEELGLDKQAIISMSDAKANRKKEKKFKKKTNFHLLFKMSKMKKLKRR; encoded by the exons ATGGCAGTCTCGACGAAAACACGTGGTAAAAGCCTAAACGACCCTAAACTACAAATTAAAAATGCTGGTAAAAAGATGACGCCAGAAGTTTATTTTGCAAAAAAGTTagcatcaaacgaaaaaaaaattcgtgacCGGTCACTTAAGAAATTAAGAAGATGGATCGCAGCGCGATCGACAGTCCCAGATG CTTTTACCGATGACGAACTCATGAAATTATGGAAAGGGCTGTTCTACTGTATGTGGATGTCAGACAAACCTTTGATACAAGAGGATCTAGCTGAGACCATTTCAGGGCTTGTCCATTCTATTGTTGATCGCATGACAGGGCTAAAGTTCATTGCCACTGCCCTCAAAACAATGGCTCGTGATTGGTCTGGCATTGACACCTGGAGAATGGATAAATTTTTGATG TTTGTGAGAAGGATTATTCGGCACAGTTTAGAATATCTAGCACAAGGAGAttggaagaaagaagaagtagaTGCCTATTCTAAAATGCTATCGGAAGTCATCATCAATGCAAATGAAAGCACAGCTGCATTAAATGTCACCATTGGCCTTCAGCTTCATGTAACAAACTTATTTCCTGAAGAGTTAGCCAAG GCGGGAGGAGAAGGGTTAAGTTCTTCAACTATTTCAAAGATGTTTGAACCATTTGCCAAATGCCTTGCCACCAGTAATGACTACAGATTGAAGAAGGATGTCCACCAACATGTTTTCACTTACTTGATCAAGCAAAGTGATGAAGCGTTGGAGTATGAAGAACTTGGTCTTGATAAACAAGCCATCATCTCCATGAGTGATGCTAAAGCtaataggaaaaaagaaaagaaatttaaaaaaaaaacaaactttcatttgttgttcaaaatgagcaaaatgaaaaaactgAAGAGGAGATAA